One region of Bactrocera neohumeralis isolate Rockhampton chromosome 5, APGP_CSIRO_Bneo_wtdbg2-racon-allhic-juicebox.fasta_v2, whole genome shotgun sequence genomic DNA includes:
- the LOC126758891 gene encoding sodium leak channel NALCN isoform X4: MIDRLHTRRLGAASNRSDTSSISATTTGVGGGVGAGTSGGGTITTPPASTSSSSGHSLQQQQQQHSHPHQQQQQFRSSLHHHHHTSAHSHFTFNTGGSYSQGHSSGSLSRISRKAGASLSASAQSGHGFDGTSSVNSPSVVNSGSGSASSGPALLPTMGPMLGTSTSGGTGIAGGQLGVHSQNVSSNTAGNSSAGGGGLGASGSGSGAGIGAGVMGGIGGVGGGAIGGGVGMGICGGISSTMGPSSAAITGVPPIGLGLATGIGNKMLGRKQSLKGGEPFLADYGPEESLNESADIEWVNKLWVRRLMRLCALVSLASVSLNTPKTFERHPPLQYITFASDTAVTLLFTAEMIAKMHIRGVLHGEVPYLKDHWCQFDASMVFFLWISIILQIFEVLEIVPKYSYISIVRAPRPLIMIRFLRVFLKFSMPKSRINQIFKRSSQQIYNVTLFFLFFMSLYGLLGVQFFGELKNHCVMNNSETDYLGRPILTINSLAIPDTFCSMDPDSGYQCSPGMICMKMDFLSSYVIGFNGFEDFATSIFTVYQAASQEGWVFIMYRAIDSLPAWRAAFYFSTMIFFLAWLVKNVFIAVITETFNEIRVQFQQMWGARGHIQKTAASQILSGNDSGWRLVTIDDNKHGGLAPETCHAILRSPYFRMLVMTVILANGIVMATMTFKHDGRPRNVFYEKYYCIEMAFTFFLDLETLFKIYCLGWRGYYKHSIHKFELLLAVGTTIHIVPIFYLSGFTYFQVLRVVRLIKASPMLEGFVYKIFGPGKKLGSLIIFTMCLLIISSSISMQLFCFLCDFTKFESFPEAFMSMFQILTQEAWVEVMDETMIRTSKTLTPLVAVYFILYHLFVTLIVLSLFVAVILDNLELDEDIKKLKQLKFREQSAEIKETLPFRLRIFEKFPDSPQMTILHRIPNDFTLPKVRESFMKHFVIELETDDPSIVENCKRPMSECWESNVVFRKQKPVRIMNKTPKVRSAGSSLRKLAITHIINDSNNQRLMLGDSAMLPVVGGKGGLKSQGTITHSKPWRVDQKKFGSRSIRRSVRSGSIKLKQTYEHLMENGDIAAAPRANSGRARPHDLDIKLLQAKRQQAEMRRNQREEDLRENHPFFDTPLFLVPRESRFRKICQKIVHGRYDARLKDPLTGKERKVQYKSMHNFLGLVTYLDWVMIFVTTLSCISMMFETPSYRVMDHPTLQIAEYGFVVFMSLELALKILADGLFFTPKAYIKDVAAVLDVFIYVVSTSFLCWMPQQIPTSSGAQLLMILRCVRPLRIFTLVPHMRKVVYELCRGFKEILLVSTLLILLMFIFASYGVQLYGGRLARCNDPTILRREDCVGVFMRRVFVTKMKLTPGNNESYPSMLVPRVWANPRRFNFDNIGDAMLTLFEVLSFKGWLDVRDVLIKAVGPIHAVYIHIYIFLGCMIGLTLFVGVVIANYSENKGTALLTVDQRRWCDLKKRLKIAQPLHLPPRPDGRKFRAFTYDITQNIIFKRIIAVVVLINSMLLSITWIKGEVHTERLVVVSAVLNFVFVIEVVMKNIAFTPRGYWQSRRNRYDLLVTVAGVVWIFLQTILRNDLSYFFGFMVVILRFFTITGKHTTLKMLMLTVGVSVCKSFFIIFGMFLLVFFYALAGTILFGTVKYGEGIGRRANFGSPVTGVAMLFRIVTGEDWNKIMHDCMVQPPYCTPGNNYWETDCGNFTASLVYFCTFYVIITYIVLNLLVAIIMENFSLFYSNEEDALLSYADIRNFQNTWNIVDIHQRGVIPVRRVKFILRLLKGRLECDPQKDRLLFKYMCYELDKLHNGEDVTFHDVINMLSYRSVDIRKALQLEELLAREEFEYLVEEEVAKMTIRTWLEGCLKKIRAQNKQQNSLIAGLRATNEQLMLLKTPEDKTPTSGGEKPPGSATAAGPPTSDAFSPTFSSTENEEKDASGSAAVSTIGEAHGVQRVISGTKRAQALIRSDSTGSSTGRKYLAPTTSDPQPRSTLTDKERLHISSQQKKKNSMTAVPILPPVAAASGSAIKRDLNRTSGFFASGNSDGSQFHYPPNVVNHYGEQHGPLGSPSAIMGHIIAGSKLLPFNNQANAVYEVHDWWQEQVICTLHSDDEG; the protein is encoded by the exons ATGATTGACCGATTGCATACGCGTCGCTTAGGAGCTGCAAGTAACCGTAGCGACACTAGCTCCATATCGGCTACTACCACCGGTGTTGGCGGTGGTGTCGGTGCTGGTACGAGTGGCGGCGGCACAATTACCACTCCACCAGCTAGCACCAGCTCCTCCAGCGGGCATAGTctacagcagcagcagcaacagcactCACATCCacatcaacaacagcagcaatttcGCTCATCATTACATCACCATCACCATACGTCGGCTCATAGCCATTTCACCTTCAATACCGGCGGCAGTTATAGTCAAGGCCATAGTTCGGGCAGCTTATCGCGCATATCACGCAAGGCTGGCGCATCACTTTCGGCATCAGCACAAAGTGGACATGGCTTTGATGGAACCAGCAGCGTTAATAGTCCTTCAGTTGTGAATTCGGGCAGCGGCAGCGCCAGTAGTGGTCCGGCACTGCTACCCACAATGGGTCCAATGTTGGGCACATCAACAAGTGGTGGTACCGGCATAGCCGGCGGTCAATTGGGTGTGCACAGTCAAAATGTGTCTTCGAATACGGCTGGCAATAGTAGTGCTGGCGGTGGTGGTCTTGGCGCTAGTGGTAGCGGCAGCGGTGCGGGCATTGGTGCTGGTGTCATGGGCGGTATTGGTGGCGTTGGCGGCGGTGCGATTGGCGGTGGTGTTGGTATGGGCATCTGTGGCGGCATCAGTAGTACGATGGGCCCAAGCAGCGCAGCCATAACTGGCGTCCCCCCTATTGGGCTGGGCCTAGCAACGGGCATTGGTAATAAGATGCTCGGCCGCAAGCAAAGCCTCAAGGGGGGCGAACCGTTTTTGGCCGATTATGGTCCCGAGGAGTCGCTTAACGAAAGTGCCGATATTGAATGGGTGAATAAGCTGTGGGTAAGGCGACTAATGCGTTTATGCGCCTTAGTATCCTTGGCCTCAGTCTCATTGAATACGCCGAAAACTTTCGAGCGGCATCCCCCATTACAGTATATAACATTCGCATCGGACACCGCGGTCACGCTGCTATTCACCGCCGAAATGATTGCCAAAATGCATATCCGCGGTGTATTGCAT GGTGAAGTACCATATCTAAAGGATCATTGGTGTCAATTCGATGCGTCAATGGTATTTTTCCTCTGGATATCgattatattacaaatattcgAAGTTTTAGAAATTGTGCCCAA aTATTCTTACATCTCAATTGTACGCGCACCACGCCCACTAATTATGATACGCTTCCTACGAGTCTTCCTAAAATTCTCGATGCCAAAAAGCCgcattaatcaaatatttaa ACGGTCGAGCCAACAGATCTACAACGTGACATTGTTCTTCCTATTTTTTATGTCACTTTACGGTTTACTGGGTGTACAATTCTTTGGAGAGCTGAAAAACCATTGCGTTATGAATAACTCCGAGACCGACTACTTGGGAAGACC CATTTTAACTATAAATTCGCTTGCCATACCCGATACGTTCTGCTCGATGGATCCGGACTCTGGATATCAGTGCTCACCGGGAATGATTTGCATGAAAATGGATTTTCTCAGCAGCTATGTGATTGGCTTCAACGGTTTCGAGGACTTTGCTACTAGCATTTTCACTGTTTACCAAGCGGCTTCACAAGAAGGTTGGGTCTTTATAATGTATCGCGCAATCGATTCTCTGCCCGCTTGGCGTGCTGCTTTCTACTTCAG cACAATGATATTTTTCCTCGCTTGGCTGGTGAAGAATGTCTTCATTGCTGTCATTACGGAAACATTCAACGAGATTCGCGTGCAGTTCCAACAGATGTGGGGCGCTCGCGGTCACATACAAAAGACCGCTGCATCGCAGATACTCAGCGGCAATGATTCTGGTTGGCGTTTGGTGACCATAGATGATAATAAACATGGCGGCTTGGCGCCTGAAACCTGTCACGCGATCTTACGTTCACCATACTTTCGCATGCTGGTGATGACCGTGATCTTGGCTAATGGCATAGTTATGGCCACAATGACGTTTAAGCATGATGGTCGCCCGCGCAATGTGTTCTATGAGAAATATTATTGCATCGAAATGGCATTCACATTCTTCTTGGACTTGGAAACGCTCTTCAAGATTTATTGTTTGGGTTGGCGTGGCTACTACAAGCATTCCATACATAAATTCGAATTGCTCTTAGCCGTCGGAACCACCATACACATTGTGCCAATATTTTATCTGTCGGGTTTCACTTATTTTCAG GTTCTGCGCGTTGTACGCTTAATTAAAGCCTCGCCCATGCTTGAGGGTTTCGTTTATAAGATTTTCGGTCCGGGCAAGAAACTTGGCTCACTGATCATATTCACCATGTGTTTGCTTATCATTAGCTCCAGCATTTCTATGCAACTTTTTTGCTTTCTCTGtgattttacgaaatttgaatCATTTCCGGAAGCTTTTATGTCTATGTTCCAGATTCTCACGCAAGAGGCCTGGGTTGAAGTTATGGACGAAACGATGATACGCACGAGTAAAACACTTACACCATTAGTGGCGGTCTATTTCATACTCTACCACTTGTTCGTTACATTGATCGTGCTCAGCTTGTTCGTGGCGGTCATTTTGGATAATTTGGAATTGgatgaagatattaaaaaattgaagcaaCTGAAATTTCGTGAACAGAGCGCTGAGATTAAAGAAACGTTGCCATTTCGTTTGCGTATTTTCGAGAAGTTTCCCGACTCACCACAAATGACCATACTGCATCGGATACCGAATGATTTCACATTACCCAAAGTACGTGAATCGTTCATGAAACATTTCGTAATTGAGTTGGAAACCGATGATCCCTCCATCGTGGAGAATTGTAAGCGTCCCATGTCGGAGTGTTGGGAATCGAATGTGGTATTTCGTAAGCAGAAGCCTGTGCGCATCATGAACAAGACGCCCAAGGTGCGTTCGGCCGGCAGCAGTTTGCGCAAATTGGCCATCACGCATATTATCAA TGATTCGAATAATCAGCGTTTAATGCTTGGAGACTCCGCTATGCTGCCTGTCGTAGGCGGCAAAGGGGGTTTAAAGTCTCAAGGCACCATAACACATTCGAAACCATGGCGTGTAGATCAAAAGAA ATTTGGTTCACGTTCCATACGTCGTAGCGTACGTTCCGGTTCGATTAAATTGAAACAAACTTATGAACATCTCATGGAGAATGGTGATATTGCGGCAGCGCCACGTGCCAATTCGGGACGTGCCCGTCCGCATGATCTCGACATAAAACTACTGCAAGCAAAGCGACAACAAGCCGAAATGAGGCGAAATCAACGCGAGGAGGACTTGCGTGAGAATCATCCGTTCTTCGATACGCCACTGTTTTTGGTGCCGCGTGAGAGTCGCTTTCGTAAGATCTGTCAGAAGATCGTGCACGGACGTTACGATGCGCGCCTTAAGGATCCGCTTACGGGCAAGGAACGCAAAGTGCAGTATAAGAGCATGCA CAATTTTCTCGGCTTGGTCACCTACTTGGATTGGGTTATGATTTTCGTTACGACACTTTCTTGCATATCAATGATGTTTGAAACGCCAAGCTATCGCGTTATGGATCATCCTACTCTGCAAATAGCCGAATATGGTTTTGTAGTATTTATGAGTCTGGAGTTGGCATTGAAAATACTTGCCGACGGTCTCTTCTTCACACCGAAAGCCTATATTAAGGATGTAGCTGCAGTGCTGGATGTCTTCATTTATGTTGTATCCACATCCTTTCTCTGTTGGATGCCCCAACAGATACCGACTAGTTCTGGCGCACAACTATTGATGATTTTGCGCTGTGTACGCCCATTGCGTATTTTCACGCTGGTGCCACACATGCGCAAAGTCGTTTATGAGTTGTGTCGCGGCTTCAAAGAGATCTTACTCGTATCCACATTGCTTATACTACTCATGTTTATATTCGCCAGCTATGGTGTACAGTTATATGGTGGTCGCTTGGCGCGTTGTAATGATCCGACCATTTTGCGTCGTGAAGATTGTGTGGGTGTATTTATGCGTCGTGTCTTTGTTACGAAAATGAAATTGACACCCGGTAATAATGAGTCATATCCGTCGATGTTGGTGCCACGTGTCTGGGCCAATCCGCGCCGATTCAATTTCGACAATATCGGTGATGCGATGCTCACGTTGTTTGAAGTGCTTTCCTTTAAGGGTTGGCTGGATGTACGCGATGTGCTGATCAAGGCTGTTGGACCG ATCCATGCAGTTTATATACACATCTATATTTTCTTGGGCTGTATGATCGGATTGACCTTGTTTGTGGGTGTAGTGATCGCTAATTACTCGGAGAATAAAGGTACCGCTCTGTTGACGGTCGATCAACGTCGTTGGTGTGATCTGAAGAAGCGTTTGAAGATTGCTCAACCTCTGCATTTGCCGCCACGTCCCGATGGCAGAAAGTTTCGCGCTTTCACTTATGACATAACCCAGAATATAATCTTTAAACGCATTATAGCCGTGGTGGTGCTGATCAACAGCATGCTGTTGTCCATAACG TGGATCAAAGGTGAAGTCCACACGGAACGTTTGGTGGTCGTCAGCGcggttttaaattttgttttcgtcaTCGAGGTGGTTATGAAAAATATAGCCTTTACACCGCGCGGCTACTGGCAGTCGCGGCGAAATCGTTACGATTTACTCGTCACTGTGGCCGGTGTTGTTTGGATATTCTTGCAGACTATATTAAGG AATGATCTCTCATACTTTTTCGGATTTATGGTGGTGATTTTACGTTTCTTCACCATAACCGGTAAACACACCACGCTCAAAATGCTCATGTTGACTGTGGGCGTGTCGGTTTGTAAATCCTTCTTTATCATCTTTGGCATGTTTTTGTTGGTATTCTTTTATGCCTTGGCCGGCACCATACTCTTCGGTACTGTTAAGTATGGTGAAGGTATTGGTAGACGTGCAAATTTTGGCTCGCCTGTAACGGGAGTAGCAATGCTGTTTCGTATTGTGACCGGAGAGGATTGGAATAAGATTATGCATGATTGCATGGTGCAACCGCCATATTGTACGCCAGGAAATAATTACTGGGAAACCGATTGCG GTAACTTCACTGCAAGCTTGGTGTACTTCTGCACTTTCTACGTCATCATTACCTATATTGTGTTGAATTTACTCGTGG CTATTATCATGGAGAACTTTTCATTATTCTACTCCAACGAAGAAGATGCTTTGCTGTCTTATGCCGACATACGCAATTTCCAGAACACATGGAACATAGTGGACATACATCAACGTGGCGTTATACCTGTGCGACGGGTGAAGTTTATATTGCGTCTATTGAAAGGACGACTAGAGTGCGATCCACAAAAGGATCGTTTGCTCTTCAAGTACATGTGCTATGAATTGGATAAGTTGCATAATGGTGAAGATGTGACTTTCCACGACGTGATTAA CATGTTATCCTATCGGTCGGTGGATATACGTAAAGCATTGCAATTGGAGGAATTGCTGGCGCGTGAGGAATTCGAATATTTGGTAGAGGAAGAAGTCGCCAAGATGACTATACGCACTTGGTTGGAGGGTTGCCTGAAGAAGATACGTGCACAAAAT AAGCAACAGAACTCCTTAATTGCTGGTTTGCGTGCCACAAATGAGCAGTTAATGTTGCTCAAAACACCCGAGGATAAAACTCCCACCAGCGGTGGTGAGAAACCACCAGGCAGCGCAACGGCGGCAGGTCCACCGACTAGTGATGCCTTTTCGCCCACCTTCAGTTCAACGGAGAATGAAGAGAAAGACGCCAGTGGTAGCGCGGCTGTCTCCACCATTGGCGAAGCGCACGGCGTGCAACGTGTCATAAGTGGTACCAAACGCGCGCAAGCACTGATCCGTTCGGATTCAACGGGCAGCTCAACAGGTCGAAAGTATTTAGCACCTACCACATCCGATCCACAACCACGCAGCACATTGACGGACAAGGAGCGTCTACATATTAGTAGTcaacaaaagaagaaaaattcaatGACGGCAGTACCTATCTTGCCACCAGTCGCTGCTGCTAGCGGTTCTGCAATAAAACGCGACTTGAATCGGACGTCGGGATTTTTCGCATCCGGTAATAGTGATGGCAGTCAATTTCATTATCCCCCAAATGTAGTGAATCATTATGGTGAACAGCATGGACCATTGGGTAGTCCATCAGCGATTATGGGTCACATTATAGCGGGTAGTAAATTATTGCCGTTTAATAATCAAGCGAATGCAGTTTACGAGGTGCACGACTGGTGGCAGGAACAGGTGATTTGCACACTACACAGTGACGATGAAGGCTAA